In Leptospira sp. WS58.C1, a single genomic region encodes these proteins:
- the purT gene encoding formate-dependent phosphoribosylglycinamide formyltransferase translates to MRKKILLLGSGELGKEFVIAAQRIGQYVVAVDSYDGAPAMQVAHEQEVIDMLDGDALDRVVAKHKPDLIVPEIEAIRTDRFYEYEKQGYQVVPSAKAANFTMNRKAIRDLASQTLGLKTAKYKYASTLEGLKEAISTIGIPCVVKPLMSSSGKGQSVIKTESDIETAWIASQTKGRTGASEIIVEEFISFESEITLLTVTQKSGRTLFCPPIGHRQERGDYQESWQPAEISDSQLKSAQEMADKVTKELGGAGIWGVEFFLTKDDVYFSELSPRPHDTGMVTLAGTQSFNEFELHARTVLGLPIPEILLVRRGASAVILAQSEGQVPNIQGLDKACEMPESDLRIFGKPITKKYRRMGVALTYSEKEESISMLRKRAVLIASKIKVD, encoded by the coding sequence ATGAGAAAAAAAATACTTCTGCTCGGCTCCGGTGAGCTGGGAAAAGAATTCGTAATCGCAGCTCAAAGAATAGGCCAATATGTGGTCGCAGTCGATAGTTATGACGGCGCTCCTGCAATGCAAGTCGCTCATGAACAAGAAGTCATTGATATGTTGGATGGAGACGCATTGGATCGAGTCGTAGCAAAACATAAACCGGACCTGATCGTTCCGGAAATAGAAGCGATCCGAACCGATAGATTTTACGAATACGAAAAACAAGGGTATCAAGTAGTTCCAAGCGCAAAAGCGGCTAACTTTACGATGAACCGCAAGGCGATCAGAGACCTTGCTTCCCAGACCTTAGGTTTAAAAACCGCAAAATATAAATATGCTTCCACGTTGGAAGGATTGAAAGAAGCAATCTCAACGATAGGTATTCCTTGTGTTGTAAAACCTTTGATGTCTTCTTCCGGAAAAGGGCAATCCGTTATTAAAACGGAATCCGATATCGAGACGGCTTGGATCGCCTCCCAAACGAAAGGTAGGACCGGCGCTTCCGAGATTATAGTCGAAGAATTTATTTCTTTCGAATCCGAAATCACATTATTGACGGTTACACAAAAGTCAGGAAGAACTTTATTCTGTCCTCCGATTGGTCATCGACAAGAACGAGGAGACTACCAAGAAAGTTGGCAACCAGCAGAGATTAGCGATTCTCAACTTAAGTCCGCTCAAGAAATGGCGGATAAAGTCACCAAAGAATTAGGTGGTGCAGGTATCTGGGGAGTTGAATTTTTCCTAACGAAAGACGATGTTTATTTTTCCGAACTTTCTCCCAGACCCCATGATACCGGAATGGTAACCTTGGCAGGTACACAAAGTTTTAACGAATTCGAATTACATGCGAGAACCGTTTTAGGTCTTCCGATCCCTGAAATTCTTTTAGTAAGAAGAGGAGCAAGCGCAGTTATCCTTGCTCAATCGGAAGGCCAAGTCCCGAATATCCAAGGACTAGACAAAGCATGCGAGATGCCTGAATCCGATCTGAGAATTTTCGGAAAACCGATCACTAAAAAATACAGAAGAATGGGAGTGGCACTTACTTATTCGGAAAAGGAAGAATCCATTTCCATGCTTCGAAAAAGAGCAGTACTGATCGCATCAAAGATCAAAGTGGATTAA
- a CDS encoding FecR domain-containing protein: MNRKLFLLLLIVTFIGSSNSCSKVTKSKTGLVIIFLTGKVEVQRNGKLIPISLGSVLQKDDIIKTNSGTLDLQTSLGHVIRLKSYTNLSIDSLHGDGSEETSLAVKTGLLLVKTNKLSQKEQFKISTPTAIAGVRGTAFSFEVVQGTLPKIKVYEGMVAMTLKAPVSQVIPADKIAENPNFQKLQKLLEQNEIVISEQEEAEVKPEFDQLAQTILNRLDDAAIAQSIENFRTDLVRTVQKEKFEKDPRERADLETLVKVDEELISGSLDNKSLAKEIEKDQTEKLNIAFDKLESEAGSQRLNSEEEIKTYYSVLESVHKLDKTVLHGAVVAQVGNTMLVHSTKGIFRLDVSEVEYIQYKNFDVVTKKKK, from the coding sequence ATGAATCGAAAACTCTTCCTTTTGTTACTAATTGTAACATTCATTGGGTCCTCAAACTCCTGCTCCAAAGTTACTAAATCCAAAACCGGACTAGTGATCATATTTCTAACCGGCAAGGTAGAGGTGCAGAGAAACGGAAAATTAATCCCTATATCTTTAGGGAGTGTCCTACAAAAGGACGATATTATTAAAACGAACAGTGGGACCTTGGATCTGCAAACCAGTCTCGGGCATGTAATCCGTTTAAAATCATATACAAATTTGAGCATCGATTCTTTGCATGGAGACGGTTCGGAAGAAACTTCCCTCGCAGTTAAAACGGGACTTCTACTTGTAAAAACGAATAAGTTAAGTCAGAAAGAGCAGTTCAAAATTTCCACACCGACCGCGATCGCCGGTGTTCGAGGAACCGCATTCTCTTTCGAAGTAGTACAGGGCACGCTACCAAAGATCAAAGTGTATGAAGGTATGGTGGCCATGACTCTAAAGGCTCCTGTCAGCCAGGTAATCCCTGCGGACAAAATTGCAGAAAATCCGAACTTTCAAAAACTCCAAAAACTATTGGAACAAAACGAGATCGTGATCTCGGAACAAGAAGAAGCGGAAGTTAAACCTGAATTCGACCAGCTGGCTCAAACAATTTTGAATCGACTCGATGATGCAGCCATTGCCCAAAGTATTGAAAATTTCAGAACCGATCTAGTGCGCACTGTTCAAAAAGAAAAATTCGAAAAAGACCCGAGAGAACGTGCGGACCTGGAAACTTTAGTAAAAGTAGACGAGGAACTTATTTCCGGAAGTTTGGACAATAAATCGCTAGCAAAGGAAATAGAGAAGGACCAAACCGAAAAACTGAATATCGCTTTTGATAAATTAGAATCCGAAGCAGGTTCTCAAAGACTGAACTCCGAAGAAGAGATCAAAACATATTACAGCGTACTGGAATCCGTACATAAGCTGGACAAAACCGTTTTACACGGAGCTGTCGTAGCTCAGGTCGGAAATACGATGCTGGTACATTCTACCAAAGGGATCTTCCGCTTGGATGTTTCCGAAGTGGAATATATTCAATATAAAAACTTCGACGTAGTTACCAAAAAGAAAAAGTAA
- a CDS encoding glycosyl hydrolase family 18 protein yields MKTFSRLGAIILCVICISLCPLSAQERIWKYTLGRDLNSKPSAYWENISKPGTSICFTGTFIGANGEISGTSVPSALQTIAKENGTRWFPLITFRSVDTGKKVLSSPQLRKTLARNLGLFLEDHSFYSGIHLDFEGLGPEYSIHYKELLLELQPALKKKGKLLTLAVFPKEEFNPELSGFHSGIYRENLADEIVLMAYDLHSPKTSPGPVTEFGWAKRNMDLLLKTYKPEQIWLGLPLYGYYWKKDIKKPKLLTQTSDKNFVIQHGKEKEGIYLIRTEIGEGSLILDLKLWEEYAKNVKLKGLAFWRLGF; encoded by the coding sequence ATGAAGACCTTTTCCAGACTTGGAGCCATTATTCTCTGCGTAATATGTATTTCCCTATGTCCCTTATCGGCCCAAGAGAGAATATGGAAGTATACTCTAGGCCGGGATCTAAACTCTAAACCCTCGGCTTATTGGGAGAATATCTCCAAGCCCGGAACCAGTATATGTTTTACGGGGACTTTTATCGGAGCGAATGGAGAAATTTCCGGGACCTCGGTTCCTTCTGCACTCCAAACAATCGCAAAGGAGAATGGGACCAGATGGTTTCCACTCATCACTTTTCGCTCAGTTGATACGGGGAAGAAGGTCCTTAGCTCTCCCCAACTCCGAAAAACTCTCGCTCGAAATTTAGGACTCTTTCTGGAAGATCATTCCTTCTATTCGGGGATCCATTTGGATTTTGAAGGTTTAGGTCCCGAATATTCTATTCATTATAAAGAGCTGTTGCTGGAACTCCAACCGGCCCTAAAAAAGAAAGGAAAACTTCTTACGTTAGCGGTCTTTCCTAAAGAAGAATTCAATCCAGAACTTTCCGGTTTTCATTCTGGAATTTATCGGGAAAATCTCGCAGACGAGATTGTACTTATGGCTTATGATCTGCATTCTCCCAAAACTTCTCCAGGGCCGGTGACAGAATTCGGTTGGGCAAAACGAAATATGGACCTTCTACTTAAAACATATAAACCGGAACAGATCTGGCTTGGTCTCCCTCTGTACGGTTATTATTGGAAGAAGGATATAAAAAAACCTAAGCTCTTAACTCAAACCTCAGATAAAAACTTCGTTATCCAGCACGGAAAAGAAAAAGAAGGAATTTATCTGATTCGTACTGAAATAGGAGAAGGTAGTCTGATCCTGGATCTAAAACTCTGGGAAGAATATGCAAAAAATGTAAAATTAAAGGGATTGGCGTTCTGGAGGCTGGGATTTTAG
- a CDS encoding fructosamine kinase family protein, protein MAITNTGMGELIRDGLDRLGILSSSKKAEITLHSTSLFELYKAKLPDGSQLAIKIIPKKEMAETEAEGLEQLCKLGVRVPEYLGTVHLGKVSLLAMEFIQTGSSAGFREDLIASLKNLYKNEFGSWGWKRDNYIGSLNQANGWFSTFREFYWERRLKPQIELAQMRKLLTEKDSSAIRGIFGKFSEEWGLDHIKPRMIHGDLWSGNVLQGKNGFAYLIDPSVAYSHPEQDLAMLQLFGSPLNLEEMQDILATAGLDDPANLKDRIQFWQLYPVLVHINLFGASYLTSLRHILRYYGVK, encoded by the coding sequence ATGGCAATCACGAATACGGGAATGGGTGAGTTGATCCGGGACGGATTAGATCGTCTCGGTATTTTATCCTCCTCCAAAAAGGCGGAGATTACCCTCCATTCTACCAGCTTGTTCGAGCTATATAAGGCAAAGTTGCCTGACGGTTCTCAGCTAGCCATCAAGATCATTCCTAAAAAAGAAATGGCGGAAACGGAAGCGGAAGGTCTGGAACAACTTTGTAAACTGGGTGTCCGAGTTCCGGAATATCTGGGTACAGTTCATTTAGGAAAAGTTTCTCTTCTCGCTATGGAATTTATACAAACAGGTTCTTCCGCAGGGTTCAGAGAAGATTTGATCGCTAGTTTAAAAAATTTATACAAAAATGAATTCGGTTCTTGGGGTTGGAAAAGGGATAATTATATAGGTTCTCTCAATCAAGCCAATGGATGGTTCTCAACCTTTCGAGAATTCTATTGGGAAAGAAGACTAAAACCTCAGATAGAGCTTGCACAGATGAGAAAACTTTTAACGGAAAAAGATTCTTCAGCCATCCGAGGAATCTTCGGTAAGTTTTCGGAAGAATGGGGGTTAGATCATATAAAGCCTAGAATGATTCATGGAGATCTTTGGTCTGGAAACGTTTTACAAGGTAAAAACGGTTTTGCATATTTAATAGATCCATCCGTGGCTTATTCTCATCCGGAACAAGACCTTGCCATGTTGCAATTGTTCGGAAGTCCTTTAAATCTGGAAGAGATGCAGGATATTCTAGCTACGGCAGGTTTGGATGATCCGGCTAATTTAAAGGACAGAATCCAATTCTGGCAATTGTATCCTGTCCTTGTTCATATCAATTTATTCGGTGCGTCTTACCTGACTAGCCTTCGGCACATTCTTCGCTATTATGGCGTGAAATAG
- a CDS encoding TetR/AcrR family transcriptional regulator: MPKIAKKKKPASSRQKEKNSKLNLRKSPSQKRAIERVQYILDIVADLLDEVGTEGLTTNLIAQRAEIPIGSLYQYFPNKHAILKAVGQRHLERVNSMILNFLDTHPSKTDWENLVDKLIDAFAQLYKSEPGFIPMWSNKNLDPELVAIDRENNRAIANFIAELFFGVIPWMKKKEEMMVMSRIMVEVSDSVLSRWLRERQDKALADGILQELKTMLKAYMNYYIQRGSK; the protein is encoded by the coding sequence TTGCCCAAAATAGCGAAAAAGAAAAAGCCAGCTTCCTCTAGGCAAAAAGAGAAAAACTCTAAGTTAAATCTGAGAAAATCACCTTCTCAAAAAAGAGCTATAGAGAGGGTTCAGTATATCCTGGATATAGTGGCGGATCTTTTGGACGAAGTCGGAACGGAAGGACTTACTACAAACCTGATCGCTCAAAGAGCAGAGATACCTATCGGTTCTTTATACCAATATTTTCCGAATAAACACGCAATCTTAAAGGCTGTGGGACAAAGACATTTGGAAAGAGTGAATTCCATGATCCTGAATTTTCTGGATACACATCCGAGCAAAACGGATTGGGAAAATCTGGTGGATAAACTCATAGATGCATTCGCTCAACTTTATAAATCGGAGCCAGGGTTTATACCTATGTGGTCCAATAAAAATTTAGATCCCGAACTTGTGGCTATAGATAGGGAGAACAACCGAGCAATCGCTAATTTTATCGCGGAGTTATTTTTCGGGGTCATTCCTTGGATGAAGAAAAAAGAAGAAATGATGGTCATGTCCAGGATCATGGTAGAAGTATCCGATTCCGTTCTAAGTCGCTGGCTTCGAGAAAGGCAGGACAAGGCTCTCGCGGACGGGATCTTACAAGAACTCAAGACCATGCTTAAAGCTTATATGAATTATTATATCCAGAGAGGATCTAAATGA
- a CDS encoding rhomboid family intramembrane serine protease gives MKAFLFEFPLTAFVVVLISISQIFLTVFVPEEILNSFFISRPGEFYPWKWIGMVFLHADITHLFWNMIFLFFLGRIVEYKVGQAEWLLFFFMGALVSGGLDSFVRGLLLGESQAAIGASGAVSGLSAVAALLSPFSIRVRKRSYPFPVFAVAWLMVYSDITNLFSKDQVAHWAHLGGFISVVFTAYFLNNKIKRELHTGFALNLVFVVLLLILGFFVGAR, from the coding sequence ATGAAGGCCTTTCTATTCGAATTTCCTCTGACTGCTTTTGTCGTAGTGCTGATCAGTATCTCCCAGATCTTTCTTACGGTATTTGTTCCTGAAGAAATTCTAAATTCATTTTTTATCAGTCGTCCCGGAGAATTTTATCCTTGGAAATGGATCGGAATGGTCTTTCTTCACGCGGATATCACTCACTTGTTTTGGAATATGATCTTTCTATTTTTTTTAGGAAGGATCGTAGAGTATAAAGTAGGCCAAGCCGAATGGCTTCTTTTCTTTTTTATGGGAGCGCTAGTTTCAGGTGGTTTAGATTCTTTCGTAAGAGGATTGCTCTTAGGAGAAAGCCAAGCTGCTATCGGAGCATCCGGTGCAGTGTCCGGTTTATCCGCCGTCGCTGCATTACTTTCTCCTTTTTCTATTCGGGTCAGAAAGAGAAGTTATCCTTTTCCCGTTTTCGCAGTGGCTTGGCTTATGGTATATTCCGATATTACCAATTTGTTCTCCAAGGACCAAGTGGCACACTGGGCACACTTAGGTGGATTTATTTCAGTGGTCTTTACCGCATATTTTTTGAATAATAAGATCAAACGAGAATTGCATACCGGATTTGCATTAAACTTGGTATTTGTAGTTCTACTTCTGATTTTGGGATTTTTTGTCGGAGCAAGATAA
- a CDS encoding alcohol dehydrogenase catalytic domain-containing protein has translation MIEVRFTAYEYNSNDSFTNSVYEMKGSEESGWQILRNSSRYLELGKGYRLLKTELCGICSTDLDRRFLPFPLPQIIGHEVVASDYLTGKKYVLEINDTVVSRGEEGDSFCKVGIPTHSPTRMVLGIDRLPGGFGPYILAPKGNLVETKQLEDMEAVLLEPFAASLHGVEVSLNRAGAGIKKIAVLGARRLGSLVIAALDLYRKRNKLNYEIVSFIRHQNLADLSLRMGADRILYFSNLGEGEVKEGLLFDRDLGTPTKASWSDYKQAFDLTFDTTGSVSGLETSMYLTQKEIHRKTTNGQASLGIAHLTELVVDEISITDLRSDFLNLVWGIETSSLAWVFISSQVSLNEDETRLLNDLDKKDQIRIFTGSIEEGIKFLGSQEFSGALPRFDFAIVDSSSELDLVIRPNVKEEKSLVRPRGFILIPKSAERGSNLFLDWIMSGGILSTSRCGDFVRTREYLASEPGFLKSVSENLINKEFDSRSIPEAYTDARKPENIKVIVRHKAS, from the coding sequence TTGATCGAAGTTCGTTTCACCGCTTACGAATATAACTCGAACGATTCTTTCACCAATTCAGTATATGAAATGAAAGGTTCGGAAGAATCCGGCTGGCAAATATTAAGAAATTCTTCACGTTATTTGGAACTTGGAAAAGGTTATCGACTTCTCAAAACGGAACTTTGCGGGATCTGTTCCACGGATTTAGATCGAAGATTTTTACCTTTTCCGCTTCCTCAGATCATCGGTCACGAAGTAGTCGCATCCGATTATCTTACCGGAAAAAAATACGTATTAGAGATCAATGATACCGTAGTTTCTAGAGGAGAAGAAGGGGACTCATTTTGCAAAGTTGGAATTCCAACACATAGCCCGACCAGAATGGTATTGGGGATCGACCGTCTTCCTGGCGGATTCGGGCCCTATATTCTCGCACCCAAAGGAAATTTAGTAGAAACCAAACAACTAGAAGATATGGAGGCGGTTCTATTGGAACCGTTTGCCGCTTCTCTACATGGGGTAGAAGTTTCCCTCAATCGGGCCGGAGCCGGCATCAAAAAGATTGCCGTTCTTGGTGCAAGACGATTGGGTTCCTTGGTGATCGCGGCCTTGGATCTATATAGAAAGAGAAACAAACTGAACTACGAAATTGTTTCTTTCATTCGCCATCAAAACTTAGCGGATCTATCTTTGAGAATGGGAGCCGATCGAATATTATACTTTTCCAACCTGGGAGAAGGTGAAGTTAAAGAAGGTCTTTTATTTGATAGGGATCTAGGAACCCCGACAAAAGCTTCTTGGTCCGATTACAAACAAGCTTTCGATCTAACATTCGATACCACAGGTTCCGTTTCCGGATTGGAAACGAGTATGTATCTTACCCAAAAGGAAATTCATAGAAAGACAACGAATGGTCAGGCGTCTCTCGGGATTGCGCATCTCACTGAACTTGTCGTGGATGAGATCTCTATTACGGATCTAAGGTCCGATTTTTTGAATCTGGTTTGGGGAATTGAAACTTCTTCTCTTGCTTGGGTATTTATTTCTTCTCAGGTATCTCTAAACGAAGATGAAACAAGGTTATTAAATGATTTGGACAAGAAAGATCAAATCCGGATCTTTACAGGTTCGATCGAAGAAGGGATCAAATTTTTAGGATCGCAAGAATTCTCCGGGGCTCTACCTCGATTCGATTTTGCGATAGTAGACTCTTCTTCCGAACTGGATTTAGTAATCCGCCCGAATGTTAAGGAAGAAAAATCCTTAGTTCGACCAAGAGGTTTTATTCTGATCCCTAAGTCGGCGGAGCGTGGATCTAATTTATTTTTAGATTGGATTATGAGCGGCGGGATTTTGAGCACAAGTAGATGTGGGGACTTTGTTCGGACCAGGGAATATCTGGCATCCGAACCTGGATTTTTAAAATCCGTTTCCGAAAACTTGATCAACAAAGAATTCGATTCCAGATCTATTCCGGAAGCGTATACCGATGCGAGAAAACCAGAGAATATAAAAGTGATTGTCAGGCATAAAGCTTCCTGA
- a CDS encoding NUDIX domain-containing protein: MSKHGFFQITQKVFLRKGKELLILRDRKSGFGDLPGGRMNEDEFYGDWLESLSRELKEEMGEACEIKIHPRPILIHKHRVSDGNHPCVIVAYHGEFVSGEIKLSDEHDYIAWVDAATYNPKPLFFEYMLDALQLYQKEYVPMIPDGKLDPKGWPV; encoded by the coding sequence TTGAGTAAACACGGTTTTTTTCAAATCACACAAAAGGTTTTTTTGAGAAAAGGAAAGGAACTTCTCATTCTTAGGGACCGCAAATCCGGATTCGGAGACCTTCCCGGTGGAAGGATGAATGAGGACGAATTTTATGGAGACTGGCTGGAAAGTTTATCCAGAGAGTTAAAGGAAGAAATGGGAGAAGCTTGTGAGATCAAGATCCACCCGCGACCCATCCTCATCCATAAACATAGAGTCAGTGATGGAAATCATCCTTGTGTGATCGTTGCATATCACGGAGAATTTGTATCCGGTGAGATCAAACTTTCCGATGAGCATGATTATATTGCTTGGGTGGATGCTGCGACTTACAATCCTAAACCTTTATTTTTCGAATACATGTTAGATGCTCTGCAATTGTACCAAAAAGAATATGTTCCGATGATCCCGGATGGTAAATTAGATCCTAAAGGTTGGCCTGTATGA
- the prfA gene encoding peptide chain release factor 1 has protein sequence MLDRLEKIQQKYLKISDELTTASNPDDLKRLYKERSRLTPLFDKITEYQKVIQNKKDAEELLKTEKDGDMRSMYEEERKEAEERIESLEKELEILLLPPDPNSGKNILLEIRAGTGGEEAGLFVSDLFRMYTKFADKQGIRHEIIDSSPTGIGGLKEIIFAMENDKAYDLFKFEAGTHRVQRIPATESGGRIHTSAVTVAVLPEAEESEININENDLRIDVYRSSGSGGQHVNTTDSAVRITHIPTGIAVACQDEKSQHKNKAKAMRILSARILEKQAEEKKAAADALKKQMVGSGDRSERIRTYNFPQGRCTDHRIGFTSHNLSAIMEGDLDDLINALTEEDRVKRLANSQAN, from the coding sequence ATGTTAGATAGACTAGAAAAAATACAACAAAAATACCTCAAAATATCGGACGAACTTACTACCGCGTCCAACCCGGATGATTTGAAACGACTTTATAAGGAACGTTCCCGACTCACGCCCTTATTCGATAAAATTACCGAATACCAAAAAGTAATTCAGAATAAAAAAGACGCCGAAGAACTTTTAAAAACGGAAAAAGACGGGGATATGCGCTCCATGTACGAAGAAGAGCGCAAAGAAGCGGAAGAAAGGATAGAAAGTTTGGAGAAGGAGTTGGAAATCCTACTTCTTCCTCCGGATCCGAATTCCGGAAAAAACATATTACTCGAGATAAGAGCAGGGACCGGCGGAGAAGAAGCAGGATTGTTCGTATCCGACTTGTTTAGAATGTACACCAAGTTTGCGGATAAGCAAGGCATCCGTCATGAGATCATAGATTCTTCTCCCACTGGGATCGGTGGATTAAAAGAGATCATATTCGCTATGGAAAACGATAAAGCATACGATCTTTTTAAATTCGAAGCGGGAACTCATAGAGTACAAAGAATTCCAGCAACGGAATCCGGTGGAAGGATCCATACAAGTGCGGTGACAGTTGCAGTTCTGCCGGAAGCCGAAGAATCGGAGATCAATATCAACGAAAACGATCTAAGAATAGATGTATATCGTTCTTCCGGATCCGGCGGTCAGCACGTTAACACCACCGACTCTGCGGTTCGTATCACTCATATTCCGACCGGGATCGCAGTTGCTTGCCAGGATGAAAAATCCCAGCACAAGAACAAAGCAAAAGCGATGAGGATCTTAAGCGCTCGGATCTTAGAAAAGCAGGCGGAAGAAAAGAAGGCCGCAGCCGATGCTCTTAAAAAACAAATGGTTGGTTCAGGCGACAGATCCGAAAGAATACGAACATATAATTTTCCACAAGGAAGATGTACGGATCATAGGATCGGATTTACTAGTCATAATCTTTCTGCTATAATGGAAGGAGATCTGGACGACCTGATCAACGCTTTAACGGAAGAAGACAGAGTCAAACGTCTCGCAAATTCACAGGCAAATTAG
- a CDS encoding PLP-dependent transferase, producing MILEIEEPHRRICGERIPFENIHAVSMSLPEVADVIGYEEKRTETLSRLKAGYPRFVAHAYIEKILDYNRETKGVDGPQFIVNSRKAADHIVSFFQIEGAKVIEDEGVITLTIPSHKENESKILSFIQHTGCLLSSRKAEDYLFKKGLIDSIYIEESRKEKPYERVEGSLSSLYPGKNLQVYLATSGMNAVYAAFRALDKVRAKEGKDIWLRLGWLYVDNIRILEKYSRGSHIFHDVVDLKELEEFLIKEGHRVAAILTESPTNPLIQVPDYPELKKLLEKYGIPLVADISVAGSAVVDLSPYADVIVESLTKFASGNADVMMGALFLNPSSPYFEILKKDSPEFLETPYVRDCERMSFELEGYIERVREIGKNAAILANFFSNHPKIKAVHWSGSEENHGNFSKIARDKDLHCGVITIEPGVPLEPFYNSLRLLKGPSFGTEFTLNMLYMYLAHYELVSTEAGRGFLREVGLDPSLIRISIGRENPELLIAEYKKALGD from the coding sequence ATGATACTAGAGATAGAAGAACCGCATCGAAGGATCTGCGGGGAAAGAATACCGTTTGAAAACATTCACGCGGTTTCCATGAGCCTTCCGGAAGTCGCCGATGTAATCGGATACGAAGAAAAAAGGACCGAAACTCTTTCTAGACTAAAAGCTGGATATCCTCGATTTGTAGCTCATGCTTATATAGAAAAAATTTTAGATTATAATCGTGAAACCAAAGGGGTGGATGGCCCTCAGTTTATCGTAAACTCTCGCAAAGCCGCCGATCATATCGTTTCCTTTTTTCAAATAGAAGGCGCAAAGGTCATAGAAGATGAAGGTGTCATTACTTTAACCATACCTTCCCATAAAGAAAACGAATCCAAAATATTATCATTCATCCAACATACAGGATGTTTATTATCTTCTCGTAAGGCGGAAGATTATTTATTCAAAAAAGGACTTATAGATTCCATATACATAGAAGAATCTAGAAAAGAAAAACCTTATGAAAGGGTAGAAGGATCACTATCCTCTTTGTATCCGGGCAAAAACCTACAAGTATATCTCGCAACTTCCGGAATGAATGCCGTTTATGCTGCATTTAGAGCATTGGACAAAGTCCGTGCCAAAGAAGGAAAAGATATCTGGCTCAGGCTCGGATGGCTGTACGTGGATAATATCAGAATATTAGAAAAATATTCTAGAGGCTCTCATATTTTCCACGATGTGGTCGATCTAAAGGAACTGGAAGAGTTCCTTATTAAAGAGGGCCATAGAGTTGCGGCAATCCTTACGGAATCTCCTACAAATCCTCTCATCCAAGTCCCCGATTATCCGGAACTTAAAAAACTTTTAGAAAAATACGGAATTCCATTGGTAGCGGATATTTCCGTAGCAGGTTCCGCAGTAGTGGATCTTTCTCCTTACGCGGATGTGATCGTGGAGAGTTTGACCAAGTTTGCATCCGGAAATGCGGACGTTATGATGGGCGCTTTATTTTTGAATCCTTCTTCTCCTTATTTCGAGATATTAAAAAAAGATTCTCCGGAGTTTTTGGAAACTCCTTACGTGAGAGATTGCGAACGTATGTCCTTCGAATTAGAAGGGTATATAGAAAGAGTGAGAGAGATCGGAAAAAATGCGGCGATACTTGCGAACTTCTTTTCAAATCATCCAAAGATCAAGGCGGTTCATTGGAGCGGTTCCGAAGAAAATCACGGAAACTTTTCCAAGATTGCAAGAGACAAGGATCTGCATTGCGGGGTGATTACGATCGAACCCGGAGTTCCTCTGGAACCGTTTTACAATTCTTTAAGATTGTTAAAAGGGCCGAGTTTCGGGACCGAATTCACCCTAAATATGTTATACATGTATTTGGCTCATTATGAATTAGTGTCCACGGAAGCGGGAAGAGGTTTCCTGCGAGAAGTAGGATTAGATCCGAGTCTTATCCGAATTTCCATCGGAAGAGAGAATCCGGAACTTCTAATCGCGGAATACAAAAAAGCTCTGGGAGATTAA